Within the Candidatus Stygibacter australis genome, the region AGTTTTGCCGGTCAGGCCTATTTACTTTCTGCCGTATTTTACGCATTTCTCTTTACTTATGCCAGGCATTACGGTTTTTTCAGGATCACTATTCTTAGTTTTTTGATTTTTGCCGGTGCTTTTAATATCAGCCGGCTTGATATACTCTTGATCTTTGTTGACGGAATGATCCTTATATTTCTGCTGATGTATTCAAATCTGCCCTTGATGCATAAATTGAAAGGATTTGCCTCCTCGAACATTATCCTGATCCTGATGTTAACCATACCACCTATGATCCTTTACGCAATAAACAGTTCAATCTATTATTTCCTGTTATTCAAGATGGATTTTTTCACCAAGGAATTATGGTCGGGAGATTTTACTCAATCACCAGCTATCAGGATCTACGAATTTAAGAATATTGTCACAGATATGGCTAATTCAATATATCCATTATTTATCGGACGAGGGTTTGGAGCTTATTTTATTGACTGGCATTTTCCTTTCCAACTTCCTGTGGGCCTTTTTGACTATAGTAAAGAAGAATTGATAATGGGCAGATATTTTAAGCCTCATACTTTCTTCAACTTCCTTTTTCTCAAGGGTGGACTGCTGATGATCTGGCTTTATGTATATCTGATCTGGCTGCAGGTTAAACTTGCCAAGAAGATCCTCTGGGAAAAGAATAAGGATATAGTAATGTTTGCCTCCTTTACTATTTTCTTTTTCCCCTGGGCATTCAATATTTTTTGGCGACCGCCTTTTATCTTTTTATTCAGTTTTATCATGATAATCCTGATCAAAATCAGTTCAGATATTGAGAATAGAGACAGGGAGCTATCTATATGAGATTATGCTATATATCCGGCAGTTTTCCACCACAAAGGGACGGTGTGGGGGATTTCGCCTGGCATATATCAAAAATTCTACCGGAAATAGGTTTTGATGATTTGATGATCGTGCTCAAACCGGAAGTAAATTTCCCGGATGGATATCAAGTTATTAAATCTAATTTTAGTCACTATGAGCTTATCCCAGTTAGAGATAAGATCTTAAAATTCAAACCTGACCTGGTTTTGATAGAATATCCCTGTACAGGTTATGGTAAAAACCTGATGATCAATATGTTACCGATTATGCTCAAGTTATCGGACAGATCGATCAAAATTGCGCTTACAGTTCATGAATATTCAGATTACACCTGGAAAGGAAAAATACGCATCGCGATGATGTGCCTGGCAGCAAATAAGGTAATGGTCACGGATAGAAATAATTTGATACTATTATCTAAGATCAAGAACAACTTGAAAGCGATCTTGCCTGTCCCACCCCAAATACCGATTACAGTAAAAAAAGGTTATGCTCTCTCTGCAAAAGCTCTTACATTTTCTTTTTGGGGATTTGTGCGACCAGATAAAGGTCTTCATTTGCTTTTGAGTGCATTTAAATTATTTATTAATGATAATCCTAAGGCAAAGCTTCATCTATATACGGAATTAGGTGATACTGAATATCAAAAAGCACTAAGAGACTATATTATAGAGGAATCATTGACTGATCAAATAAAGATCACAGGC harbors:
- a CDS encoding glycosyltransferase family 4 protein is translated as MRLCYISGSFPPQRDGVGDFAWHISKILPEIGFDDLMIVLKPEVNFPDGYQVIKSNFSHYELIPVRDKILKFKPDLVLIEYPCTGYGKNLMINMLPIMLKLSDRSIKIALTVHEYSDYTWKGKIRIAMMCLAANKVMVTDRNNLILLSKIKNNLKAILPVPPQIPITVKKGYALSAKALTFSFWGFVRPDKGLHLLLSAFKLFINDNPKAKLHLYTELGDTEYQKALRDYIIEESLTDQIKITGFLDDGSLSKALSDSDVCILPFIDGISDRRGSLKACLAMGIPVISTEPSANNSPEGLLNDENIILCKPDVESLIAAMNKMKGEKLRSRLGRNAYEWGKTQNWGTIKKILSKVLKD